One window of the Methylovirgula sp. HY1 genome contains the following:
- a CDS encoding acetolactate synthase 3 large subunit: MADVMTGAEMVVEALKDQGVETLFGYPGGAVLPIYDALFHQNAVRHILVRHEQGAAHAAEGYARSSGKVGVLLVTSGPGATNAITGLTDALMDSIPVVCITGQVPTHLIGSDAFQECDTVGITRHCTKHNYLVRSIEDLPRVLHEAFYVAQNGRPGPVVIDIPKDVQFARGAYSGPPEIGHKSYHPQVKGPADKIEQAVMLMAAAKKPIFYTGGGVINSGPEASRLLRELVAATGFPVTSTLMGLGAYPAAGANWLGMLGMHGTFEANNAMHDCDLMIAVGARFDDRITGRLDAFSPGSTKIHIDIDPSSINKNVKIDLGIVGDCANVLADMLGVWRQRKLKSDAPALQKWWEQIALWRGRRSLSYKFSDKIIKPQWAIERLYAATKDRDTYITTEVGQHQMWAAQHYHFDAPNRLMTSGGLGTMGYGLPAAIGAQMAHPHALVIDIAGESSILMNIQELSTAAQYRLPVKIFIINNEYLGMVRQWQELLHGSRYSESYAEALPDFVKLAEAYGAHGIRCSDPADLDAAIQEMIETPRTVILDCIVDKMENCLPMIPSGKAHNEMILPDTEAELETAIDAAGKMLV, encoded by the coding sequence ATGGCGGATGTGATGACCGGCGCGGAAATGGTGGTCGAGGCCCTGAAGGACCAGGGCGTCGAGACTCTCTTCGGCTATCCGGGCGGTGCCGTCCTGCCGATCTATGATGCGCTGTTTCATCAAAATGCGGTGCGCCACATTCTGGTGCGGCATGAGCAGGGCGCGGCGCATGCCGCCGAAGGCTATGCAAGATCGAGCGGCAAGGTCGGCGTGCTGCTGGTGACCTCCGGCCCCGGCGCCACCAATGCCATCACCGGCTTGACCGATGCCTTGATGGATTCGATCCCGGTCGTCTGCATCACCGGCCAGGTGCCGACGCATCTGATCGGCTCGGATGCGTTTCAGGAATGCGACACGGTCGGCATCACCCGCCATTGCACCAAGCATAATTATCTCGTCCGCTCGATCGAGGATCTGCCGCGCGTGTTGCACGAGGCTTTCTATGTCGCCCAAAACGGCCGGCCGGGACCCGTCGTCATCGACATTCCGAAGGATGTGCAATTCGCCCGCGGCGCCTATTCCGGGCCGCCGGAGATCGGGCACAAGAGCTATCATCCGCAGGTGAAGGGTCCGGCCGACAAGATCGAGCAGGCGGTGATGCTGATGGCCGCGGCGAAGAAGCCGATCTTCTATACCGGCGGCGGCGTCATAAATTCCGGCCCCGAGGCCTCGCGCCTGCTGCGCGAACTCGTCGCCGCGACGGGCTTTCCGGTCACCTCGACCTTGATGGGGCTCGGCGCCTATCCGGCCGCCGGTGCCAATTGGCTCGGTATGCTCGGCATGCACGGCACATTCGAAGCCAATAATGCGATGCATGATTGCGATCTGATGATCGCCGTCGGCGCCCGTTTCGATGATCGCATCACCGGGCGGCTCGATGCCTTCTCGCCCGGCTCGACCAAGATCCATATCGACATCGACCCGTCCTCGATCAACAAGAATGTGAAGATCGATCTCGGCATCGTCGGCGACTGCGCCAATGTGCTGGCCGACATGCTCGGCGTTTGGCGCCAGCGCAAGCTCAAGTCGGATGCGCCGGCTTTGCAGAAATGGTGGGAGCAGATCGCGCTCTGGCGCGGCCGCCGCTCGCTCTCCTACAAATTCTCCGACAAGATCATCAAGCCGCAATGGGCGATCGAGCGCCTCTATGCGGCAACGAAAGATCGCGACACCTACATCACCACGGAAGTCGGCCAGCATCAGATGTGGGCCGCGCAACATTATCATTTCGACGCGCCGAACCGGCTGATGACCAGCGGCGGCCTCGGCACCATGGGCTATGGCCTGCCGGCGGCGATCGGCGCGCAAATGGCGCATCCGCATGCGCTCGTCATCGACATCGCCGGCGAAAGCTCGATCCTGATGAATATTCAGGAACTCTCGACCGCCGCGCAATATCGGCTGCCGGTGAAGATCTTCATCATCAACAATGAATATCTCGGCATGGTACGGCAATGGCAGGAGCTGCTGCATGGCAGCCGCTATTCGGAAAGCTATGCCGAGGCACTGCCGGATTTCGTCAAGCTCGCCGAAGCCTATGGCGCGCATGGCATCCGCTGTTCCGACCCGGCCGATCTCGATGCGGCCATTCAGGAAATGATCGAAACACCGCGGACGGTGATCCTCGATTGCATCGTCGACAAGATGGAAAACTGCCTGCCGATGATCCCATCGGGCAAGGCGCATAATGAAATGATCCTCCCCGATACCGAGGCGGAACTCGAGACGGCGATCGACGCCGCCGGTAAGATGCTCGTCTAA
- a CDS encoding spermidine synthase — protein sequence MIPWTLLDTAPIPGGGELRLKRRGAEFSIMLGTIELMNSRLSGSEEALATLSCERIRARPQPHVLIGGLGMGFTLRAALAVLGPHARIVVAELIPAVVAWARGPMAEVFGASLTDPHVSIEEGDVGHLIRSGRATYDAILLDVDNGPEGLTREANDGLYTIEGLRAARAALRRDGVLAVWSSGPDRHFTSRLRKAGFHVDEVNVRANGRGGGARHVIWIATRRDSTPAVHQDANLD from the coding sequence GTGATTCCCTGGACCCTGCTCGATACGGCGCCGATCCCCGGTGGGGGCGAACTTCGCCTCAAGCGGCGCGGCGCGGAATTTTCGATCATGTTGGGCACTATCGAACTGATGAACAGTCGCCTCAGCGGCTCGGAGGAGGCGCTCGCCACACTCTCTTGCGAGAGAATCCGGGCGCGTCCACAGCCGCACGTTCTGATCGGCGGGCTGGGGATGGGCTTTACTCTGCGCGCCGCCCTTGCCGTTCTTGGCCCGCACGCGCGGATCGTCGTCGCCGAACTCATTCCAGCGGTCGTGGCCTGGGCGCGCGGTCCGATGGCGGAAGTCTTCGGCGCCAGCCTGACCGATCCGCATGTCAGCATCGAAGAAGGGGATGTCGGGCATCTGATCCGGTCGGGCCGCGCGACCTATGACGCCATCCTTCTCGATGTCGATAATGGCCCCGAGGGCCTGACGCGCGAAGCCAATGACGGGCTTTACACTATCGAAGGATTAAGGGCGGCGCGCGCGGCGCTGCGCCGTGATGGCGTGTTGGCCGTCTGGTCGTCGGGGCCGGATCGACATTTCACATCGCGGCTACGCAAAGCCGGGTTCCATGTCGATGAAGTCAATGTGCGCGCCAATGGCCGAGGGGGTGGCGCCCGGCATGTCATCTGGATCGCGACACGTCGCGATTCGACACCTGCGGTGCACCAGGACGCCAATCTCGATTGA
- a CDS encoding haloacid dehalogenase type II, translated as MPAISSVKALFFDVFGTLVDWRRGIAREAEHLLAPRGVSLDWLGFADAWRGEYQTGMEEVRSGAIPFSRLDVLHRRNLDRILPRFGLGHLDEATRNELTLAWHRLDAWSDVPSALMRLREKFLIAPVSNGNIALQVALARRNGFLWDAVLGAEIAGDYKPKPRVYLACAEALALPPAACMMIAAHSDDLAAAAACGLRTGHVARPDENGAGLGEHAPSVPVDLAAADFMRLADALLSHPA; from the coding sequence TTGCCGGCCATTTCTTCGGTCAAGGCCCTGTTCTTCGATGTCTTCGGCACGCTGGTCGATTGGCGTCGCGGCATCGCGCGGGAAGCCGAGCATCTGCTTGCGCCGCGCGGCGTTTCGCTCGATTGGCTTGGCTTTGCCGATGCCTGGCGCGGCGAATATCAGACCGGCATGGAGGAGGTGCGCTCCGGCGCCATTCCGTTTTCGCGGCTCGATGTCCTGCATCGGCGCAATCTCGATCGCATTCTTCCGCGCTTCGGTCTGGGTCATCTCGACGAAGCGACGCGCAATGAACTCACTCTTGCCTGGCATAGGCTCGACGCCTGGTCCGATGTCCCGAGCGCTCTCATGCGGCTGCGCGAAAAGTTTCTGATCGCGCCGGTCTCGAACGGCAATATCGCGCTGCAGGTCGCTCTCGCGCGCCGCAACGGCTTTCTCTGGGATGCCGTGCTGGGTGCCGAGATCGCCGGCGATTACAAGCCGAAGCCGCGCGTCTATCTGGCCTGTGCCGAGGCCCTGGCGCTGCCGCCCGCGGCTTGCATGATGATCGCGGCGCATAGCGATGATCTCGCCGCCGCCGCGGCTTGTGGCTTACGCACCGGCCATGTCGCGCGGCCCGACGAAAACGGCGCCGGTCTTGGCGAGCACGCGCCGAGCGTGCCGGTCGACCTCGCGGCGGCGGATTTTATGCGGCTGGCGGATGCGCTCTTGTCTCATCCGGCTTAA
- a CDS encoding cytochrome b, with protein sequence MKTDIAPVRYDRATLWFHWLTALLVVEQWIGAHVIDDFAKGAPRIAARSVHISFGLTLGLILIARLVWRMTQGRKLPPANDGFLHVVATGTHWLLYALLVAVIPVGIFLVWAQGDSYFGLFSVPAFEVGDKVLRHNVGKLHELLANAILIVAGVHAAAALVHHFVWHDGVMRRMMPGRD encoded by the coding sequence ATGAAGACCGATATCGCTCCCGTTCGCTACGATCGGGCCACGCTCTGGTTTCACTGGCTCACCGCCCTGCTTGTCGTCGAACAATGGATCGGCGCGCATGTGATCGATGATTTCGCCAAGGGCGCGCCGCGTATCGCAGCGCGGTCGGTGCATATTTCTTTCGGCCTGACCCTCGGTCTTATTTTGATCGCGCGGCTTGTGTGGCGCATGACGCAAGGTCGCAAATTGCCGCCGGCCAATGACGGCTTTTTGCATGTCGTCGCCACGGGAACGCATTGGCTACTTTATGCTTTGCTGGTCGCGGTCATCCCGGTCGGCATTTTTCTCGTCTGGGCGCAGGGCGACAGCTATTTCGGCCTGTTCAGCGTCCCTGCATTCGAGGTAGGCGATAAGGTTTTGCGGCATAACGTGGGGAAACTGCATGAGCTGCTCGCCAATGCGATTTTGATCGTGGCAGGCGTGCATGCCGCAGCGGCGCTCGTTCACCATTTCGTCTGGCATGATGGGGTGATGCGCCGGATGATGCCGGGGCGTGATTAA
- the miaA gene encoding tRNA (adenosine(37)-N6)-dimethylallyltransferase MiaA: MTQVSAILIAGPTASGKSALAARLAARLGGAVVNADSMQVYRDLAILTARPKAEELALAPHLLFGHIDGAVNYSVGRYLEDAEATLADLRARNLLPIFVGGTGLYFKALTQGLSDIPKVPEAVRAEVRARAAGRTAAALHAELAESDPAMAARLRPSDSQRIIRALEVFAATGQSLATFQGLKQRPLLDPILCRAIFLAPTRADLRSGIDARFESMLAEGALAEVENLRRRQLDPALPVMRAHGVPHLLRYLAGECDLAEAAQLGKSDTRRYAKRQFIFARHQLPTFQWVEPALAEAAALTGNQKVS, from the coding sequence ATGACCCAAGTCTCCGCCATTCTTATCGCAGGGCCGACGGCGAGCGGCAAATCCGCTCTTGCCGCGCGGCTCGCCGCGCGTCTGGGCGGCGCCGTCGTCAATGCCGATTCGATGCAAGTCTATCGCGATCTCGCAATCCTCACGGCGCGGCCGAAAGCCGAGGAACTGGCGCTGGCGCCGCATCTGCTCTTCGGCCATATTGACGGCGCGGTGAATTATTCCGTCGGCCGCTATCTCGAAGACGCGGAAGCGACCTTGGCGGATCTCCGGGCGCGGAACCTGCTGCCGATCTTCGTCGGCGGCACCGGGCTCTATTTCAAAGCCTTGACACAAGGCCTTTCCGATATTCCCAAAGTCCCGGAGGCCGTGCGGGCAGAAGTTCGTGCCCGTGCTGCGGGCCGCACAGCGGCGGCGCTTCACGCGGAACTTGCGGAGTCCGACCCGGCCATGGCCGCGCGGCTGCGTCCGAGCGATTCGCAGAGGATCATCCGCGCGCTCGAAGTTTTTGCCGCAACCGGGCAAAGTCTCGCCACTTTTCAAGGCTTGAAGCAGAGACCATTGTTGGATCCGATTCTGTGCCGCGCGATTTTTCTCGCGCCGACGCGTGCGGATCTGCGCAGCGGCATTGATGCGAGGTTCGAGTCGATGCTTGCGGAAGGCGCGCTTGCGGAAGTCGAAAATTTGCGCCGTCGCCAACTCGATCCGGCTCTCCCCGTCATGCGGGCGCATGGCGTCCCTCATCTTCTGCGATATCTTGCTGGCGAATGCGATCTCGCCGAAGCCGCGCAGCTCGGCAAAAGCGACACGCGCCGTTATGCCAAACGCCAATTCATCTTCGCGCGGCATCAATTGCCGACATTTCAATGGGTCGAACCGGCGCTGGCCGAAGCGGCGGCGCTGACAGGGAATCAGAAGGTTTCGTGA
- the serB gene encoding phosphoserine phosphatase SerB translates to MTHVVTLVSNPLRPALDAALLAEIAGMLPRSGTPFWLDDGSAADIFFTPPSADESGLRGLTAALHADLAQTPIDVIVQPVAHRRKKLFVADMDSTMIGQECLDELADYIDMKPVFSKITEAAMQGEIAFEPALRQRIELLAGLDIAVIDTILAERITLTPGGRMLVATMRAHGAVTALVSSGLTLFTQPIAARLGFDRAYGNVLIVEDGKFSGRVTEPVLGHAAKRETLEQLRNEYGFVREETLAVGDGANDLDMLGAAGLGVAFHGKPVVAAAAHARIEHGDLTALLYAQGFSRKEFCTQL, encoded by the coding sequence ATGACTCATGTCGTAACCCTCGTTTCAAATCCGCTCCGGCCGGCGCTCGATGCTGCGCTATTGGCCGAAATCGCCGGCATGCTGCCGCGGTCCGGCACGCCGTTCTGGCTCGATGACGGCAGCGCCGCGGATATTTTCTTTACGCCGCCCTCGGCCGATGAATCTGGTCTTCGCGGCTTGACCGCTGCCTTGCATGCTGACCTCGCGCAAACGCCGATCGACGTCATCGTCCAACCGGTCGCCCATCGCCGCAAAAAGCTTTTCGTCGCCGATATGGATTCGACGATGATCGGCCAGGAATGTCTCGACGAACTGGCCGACTATATCGACATGAAGCCGGTCTTCTCGAAGATCACCGAAGCCGCGATGCAGGGCGAGATCGCTTTCGAGCCGGCGCTGCGGCAGCGTATAGAATTGCTCGCGGGGCTCGATATCGCGGTCATCGATACTATCCTGGCGGAGCGCATTACGCTGACGCCGGGAGGCCGCATGCTCGTTGCGACCATGCGCGCTCATGGCGCCGTCACGGCGCTCGTATCGAGCGGCCTTACGCTTTTCACGCAGCCGATCGCCGCGCGGCTCGGCTTCGACAGGGCCTATGGCAATGTCCTGATCGTCGAAGACGGCAAGTTTTCAGGGCGTGTAACGGAGCCCGTTCTTGGTCATGCCGCCAAGCGTGAGACTCTCGAGCAGTTGCGCAATGAATATGGTTTCGTGCGGGAGGAAACGCTGGCCGTCGGCGATGGCGCCAATGATCTCGATATGCTGGGAGCAGCAGGTCTCGGCGTCGCCTTTCATGGCAAGCCGGTCGTCGCGGCCGCCGCGCACGCGCGGATCGAGCATGGCGATCTGACTGCGCTTCTTTATGCGCAAGGATTTTCGCGCAAGGAATTTTGTACCCAGCTATAG